One genomic window of Pseudomonas aeruginosa includes the following:
- a CDS encoding PhoX family protein translates to MSLEKKDAILFGDGDELPSNHSNNPHMNDLIAGLGRRQVLAGGAALGALAFLGVALPASAAPAEAQVPAAEGLRGLPFKRRNRLPFEAIASGRADTIRVPAGYKATPFIPWGTPISGSYPGFLDDASNSAQDQAEQIGMHHDGMHFFPIDAQFGFGGGHISNHGLLVLNHEYIDAPLLHTNGPTVVDGKRTVADEVRKEINAHGVSVVEIRRNVRGEWNVVPSQRNRRITAATPMRIAGPARGHELLRTRHSPDGTRTRGTHNNCSNGFTPWGTYLTCEENWVGYFSTQDSELPRELTRYGIRNTSRFGWETLAGDEFERFDATRKGKQAQDDYRNEPNNFGWIVEIDPFDPQSVPVKRTALGRFAHEGLVFAPVKPGRQVVCYSGDDSQNEYIYKYVSRDKFRPGRSNTRLLDEGTLYVARFNADGSGQWLPLDIADGNFRAACRKAGVSFADQGEVLINTRLAADVLGATKMDRPEWGAVNPDNGDVYFTLTNNTSRTVADAANPRVKNAYGHIIRWRERSRDYAGQRFTWDLFMLAGPGEDSRGPDGKPLNQDNILASPDGLWFDPEGRLWIQTDMSGSQLSSGPFGNNQMLVADPRTGELKRFLTGPLGCEVTGIAATPDFRTLFINIQHPGEGSTADNLLSTWPDGPGRRPRSATVVITREDGRRLL, encoded by the coding sequence GTGAGCCTGGAGAAAAAAGATGCCATCCTGTTCGGTGATGGCGACGAGTTGCCCAGCAACCATTCGAACAACCCGCACATGAACGACCTGATCGCCGGCCTCGGCCGCCGCCAGGTCCTGGCCGGCGGCGCGGCGCTCGGCGCCCTCGCCTTCCTCGGCGTCGCGCTCCCCGCCAGCGCCGCTCCCGCCGAAGCGCAGGTGCCCGCCGCGGAAGGCCTGCGCGGCTTGCCTTTCAAACGCCGCAACCGCTTGCCCTTCGAAGCCATCGCCAGCGGCCGTGCCGATACCATCCGGGTGCCCGCCGGCTACAAGGCGACGCCCTTCATACCCTGGGGCACCCCGATCAGCGGCAGTTATCCGGGCTTCCTCGACGACGCCAGCAACAGCGCCCAGGACCAGGCCGAACAGATCGGCATGCACCACGACGGCATGCACTTCTTCCCGATCGACGCGCAGTTCGGCTTCGGCGGCGGACACATCAGCAACCATGGCCTGCTGGTGCTCAACCATGAATACATCGACGCGCCGCTGCTGCACACCAATGGCCCGACCGTGGTCGATGGCAAGCGCACCGTCGCCGATGAAGTGCGCAAGGAAATCAACGCCCATGGCGTTTCCGTCGTGGAGATCCGTCGCAACGTGCGTGGCGAGTGGAATGTCGTGCCGTCGCAACGAAATCGCCGGATCACCGCCGCCACGCCGATGCGTATCGCCGGCCCGGCGCGCGGCCACGAACTGCTGCGCACCCGCCACAGTCCGGACGGCACCCGCACCCGCGGCACCCATAACAACTGTTCCAACGGTTTCACCCCCTGGGGCACCTACCTCACCTGCGAGGAGAACTGGGTCGGCTATTTCTCCACCCAGGACAGCGAACTGCCGCGCGAACTGACCCGCTACGGCATTCGCAACACCAGCCGTTTCGGCTGGGAAACCCTGGCGGGCGACGAGTTCGAACGCTTCGACGCCACCCGCAAGGGCAAACAGGCCCAGGACGACTACCGCAACGAACCGAACAACTTCGGCTGGATCGTCGAGATCGACCCGTTCGACCCGCAATCGGTGCCGGTCAAGCGCACCGCTCTCGGCCGCTTCGCCCACGAAGGCCTGGTCTTCGCCCCGGTCAAGCCGGGCCGCCAGGTAGTCTGCTACTCCGGCGACGACTCGCAGAACGAATACATCTACAAGTACGTCAGCCGCGACAAGTTCCGTCCGGGTCGCAGCAACACTCGCCTGCTCGACGAAGGCACCCTCTACGTCGCCCGCTTCAACGCCGATGGCAGCGGCCAGTGGCTGCCGCTGGACATCGCCGACGGCAACTTCCGCGCGGCCTGTCGCAAGGCCGGGGTGAGCTTCGCCGACCAGGGCGAAGTGCTGATCAACACCCGCCTGGCCGCCGATGTCCTCGGCGCGACCAAGATGGATCGCCCGGAGTGGGGCGCGGTCAACCCGGACAACGGTGACGTCTACTTCACCCTCACCAACAACACGTCGCGCACCGTCGCCGACGCGGCCAACCCACGGGTGAAGAACGCCTACGGCCATATCATCCGCTGGCGCGAACGCAGCCGCGACTATGCCGGGCAACGCTTCACCTGGGACCTGTTCATGCTCGCCGGTCCCGGCGAAGACAGCCGCGGCCCGGACGGCAAGCCGCTGAACCAGGACAATATCCTGGCCAGCCCCGACGGCCTCTGGTTCGACCCGGAAGGCCGCCTGTGGATCCAGACCGACATGAGCGGCAGCCAGTTGAGCAGCGGCCCGTTCGGCAACAACCAGATGCTGGTGGCCGACCCGCGCACCGGCGAACTGAAGCGCTTCCTCACCGGTCCGCTGGGTTGCGAGGTGACCGGCATTGCCGCGACGCCGGACTTCCGTACGCTGTTCATCAACATCCAGCACCCGGGGGAAGGTTCGACCGCCGATAACCTCCTCAGCACCTGGCCGGACGGGCCGGGCCGCCGGCCACGCTCGGCCACCGTGGTGATCACCCGCGAAGACGGCCGACGCCTGCTCTGA
- a CDS encoding isocitrate lyase — MSAYQNEIKAVAALKEKNGSSWSAINPEYAARMRIQNRFKTGLDIAKYTAAIMRKDMAEYDADSSVYTQSLGCWHGFIGQQKLISIKKHLKTTNKRYLYLSGWMVAALRSDFGPLPDQSMHEKTAVSGLIEELYTFLRQADARELDLLFTGLDAARAAGDKAKEAELLAQIDNFETHVVPIIADIDAGFGNAEATYLLAKKMIEAGACCIQIENQVSDEKQCGHQDGKVTVPHIDFLAKINAVRYAFLELGVDDGVIVARTDSLGAGLTKQIAVTNEPGDLGDLYNSFLDCEEISEAELGNGDVVIKREGKLLRPKRLASNLFQFRKGTGEDRCVLDCITSLQNGADLLWIETEKPHVGQIKAMVDRIREVIPNAKLVYNNSPSFNWTLNFRQQVFDAFVAEGKDVSAYDRNKLMSVEYDDTELAKVADEKIRTFQRDGSAHAGIFHHLITLPTYHTAALSTDNLAKGYFADEGMLAYVKGVQRQELRQGIACVKHQNMAGSDIGDNHKEYFAGEAALKASGKDNTMNQFH, encoded by the coding sequence ATGTCCGCATATCAGAACGAGATCAAGGCAGTTGCCGCGCTGAAAGAGAAGAACGGCAGCAGCTGGAGCGCGATCAACCCCGAGTACGCAGCTCGCATGCGTATCCAGAACCGCTTCAAGACCGGCCTGGATATCGCCAAGTACACCGCGGCCATCATGCGCAAGGACATGGCCGAATACGATGCGGACTCCTCCGTCTACACCCAGTCGCTGGGTTGCTGGCACGGCTTCATCGGGCAGCAGAAGCTGATCTCGATCAAGAAGCACCTGAAGACCACCAACAAGCGCTACCTCTACCTGTCCGGTTGGATGGTCGCCGCGCTGCGCTCCGACTTCGGCCCGCTGCCGGACCAGTCCATGCACGAGAAAACCGCGGTTTCCGGCCTGATCGAAGAGCTGTACACCTTCCTGCGCCAGGCTGACGCCCGCGAGCTGGACCTGCTGTTCACCGGCCTGGACGCTGCCCGCGCCGCTGGCGACAAGGCCAAGGAAGCCGAGCTGCTGGCCCAGATCGACAACTTCGAAACCCACGTGGTGCCGATCATCGCCGACATCGACGCCGGCTTCGGCAACGCCGAGGCGACCTACCTGCTGGCCAAGAAGATGATCGAAGCCGGCGCCTGCTGCATCCAGATCGAGAACCAGGTGTCCGACGAGAAGCAGTGCGGCCACCAGGACGGCAAGGTCACCGTTCCGCACATCGACTTCCTCGCCAAGATCAATGCCGTACGCTACGCCTTCCTCGAGCTGGGCGTGGACGATGGCGTGATCGTCGCCCGTACCGACTCCCTGGGCGCCGGCCTGACCAAGCAGATCGCCGTGACCAACGAGCCGGGCGACCTGGGCGACCTGTACAACTCCTTCCTGGATTGCGAAGAAATCTCCGAGGCCGAGCTGGGCAACGGCGACGTCGTGATCAAGCGCGAAGGCAAGCTGCTGCGTCCGAAGCGCCTGGCTTCCAACCTGTTCCAGTTCCGCAAGGGCACCGGCGAAGATCGCTGCGTCCTGGACTGCATCACCTCGCTGCAGAACGGCGCCGACCTGCTCTGGATCGAAACCGAGAAGCCGCACGTCGGCCAGATCAAGGCAATGGTCGATCGCATCCGCGAAGTGATTCCGAACGCCAAGCTGGTCTACAACAACAGCCCGTCCTTCAACTGGACCCTGAACTTCCGCCAGCAGGTGTTCGATGCGTTCGTCGCCGAAGGCAAGGACGTTTCCGCCTACGACCGCAACAAGCTGATGAGCGTCGAGTACGACGACACCGAGCTGGCCAAGGTCGCCGACGAGAAGATCCGCACCTTCCAGCGCGATGGCTCGGCCCACGCCGGCATCTTCCACCACCTGATCACCCTGCCGACCTACCACACCGCCGCGCTGTCCACCGACAACCTGGCCAAGGGCTACTTCGCCGACGAAGGCATGCTGGCCTACGTGAAGGGCGTGCAGCGCCAGGAACTGCGCCAGGGCATCGCCTGCGTCAAGCACCAGAACATGGCGGGCTCCGACATCGGCGACAACCATAAAGAGTACTTCGCAGGCGAAGCCGCTCTGAAGGCCAGCGGCAAAGACAACACCATGAACCAGTTCCACTAA
- a CDS encoding secretin N-terminal domain-containing protein, which produces MTLLRTTLLSSLLATVVLGASAAPRTEVIPLNYRTADDVMAVAQSVIGSEGKVTAYGNQLIVNAEPAKIRELQSVLQQIDSRPHRLLITVDTSENLQQDSRGYSVDGSASAGNIEIQSGRGEVNGKDRVRIIRRSTDSRSGGSQQVQATEGYPALIQVGQSVPITSTATGPYGQIYSQTEYRNVNRGFYVTATLTGNLVHVTISSSNDRLSQSHPGVIDTQSTDTRVSGKLGEWITLGGVSEQNQADQHGFVRRYSTQGRDDTSLRLKVETLD; this is translated from the coding sequence GTGACCCTGTTGCGCACCACCCTGCTCTCCTCGCTGTTGGCGACAGTCGTTCTCGGCGCCTCGGCCGCCCCGCGCACCGAAGTGATCCCGCTCAACTACCGCACCGCCGACGACGTGATGGCGGTGGCCCAGTCGGTCATCGGCAGCGAAGGCAAGGTCACCGCCTATGGCAACCAGTTGATCGTCAATGCCGAGCCGGCGAAGATCCGCGAGTTGCAATCGGTCCTGCAGCAGATCGACTCGCGCCCGCATCGCCTGCTGATCACCGTGGATACCAGCGAGAACCTGCAACAGGACAGCCGCGGCTATTCGGTGGATGGTTCGGCCAGCGCCGGCAACATCGAGATCCAGAGCGGCCGCGGCGAGGTCAACGGCAAGGATCGAGTCCGCATCATCCGTCGCTCCACCGACAGCCGTTCCGGCGGCAGCCAGCAGGTCCAGGCCACCGAGGGCTACCCGGCGCTGATCCAGGTCGGCCAGAGCGTCCCCATCACCAGCACCGCCACCGGTCCCTACGGGCAGATCTACAGCCAGACCGAATACCGCAACGTCAACCGCGGCTTCTACGTCACCGCGACGCTGACCGGCAACCTGGTGCACGTCACCATCAGTTCCAGCAATGACCGCCTCAGCCAGAGCCATCCCGGCGTCATCGATACCCAGAGCACCGACACCCGGGTCAGCGGCAAGCTCGGCGAGTGGATCACCCTGGGCGGCGTCAGCGAACAGAACCAGGCCGACCAGCACGGCTTCGTGCGTCGCTACTCGACCCAGGGACGCGACGACACCAGCCTGCGCCTGAAAGTCGAAACCCTCGACTGA
- a CDS encoding GNAT family N-acetyltransferase: MNKIRVRVADWQKDNAELRRIREAVFIAEQSVPPELEWDAEDDEAVHFLAYEGEYAIGTARLLGDGHIGRVSVLKDWRGLKVGDALMRAAIEEAERRGLKRQLLTAQVYAIPFYERLGFKVDSGEFLDAGLPHVDMVRDSD; this comes from the coding sequence ATGAATAAGATCCGCGTACGCGTAGCCGACTGGCAGAAGGACAATGCCGAGCTGCGCCGCATCCGCGAAGCGGTCTTCATTGCCGAACAGTCGGTTCCGCCGGAACTGGAGTGGGACGCCGAAGACGACGAAGCCGTGCATTTTCTCGCCTATGAAGGCGAATACGCGATCGGCACCGCGCGCCTGCTGGGCGACGGGCACATCGGCAGGGTCTCGGTACTCAAGGACTGGCGCGGCCTGAAGGTAGGCGACGCGCTGATGCGCGCGGCCATCGAGGAAGCCGAGCGACGCGGCCTGAAGCGCCAACTGCTGACCGCGCAGGTCTACGCCATTCCCTTCTACGAGCGACTGGGCTTCAAGGTCGATAGCGGCGAATTCCTCGATGCCGGCCTGCCCCATGTCGACATGGTTCGCGACAGCGACTGA
- a CDS encoding cupin domain-containing protein, producing MNADTPLQLLGGLTAAEFLRDYWQRKPLLVRQAIPDFESPLSADELAGLSLEESVESRIVLEHGKTPWEMRRGPFQEEDYQHLPEQDWTLLVQAVDQFVPEVAQLLEQFRFLPSWRIDDVMISYAAPGGGVGPHFDNYDVFLLQGHGRRRWKVGQMCSSDSPLREHADLRILADFEQSDEWVLEPGDMLYLPPRLAHYGIAEDECMTYSIGFRAPSAAEVLTHFTDFLGQFLSDEERYTDAGLQPVGDDPHQIQRDALERLQGLIQEHMSDERLLLTWFGQFMTEPRYPELVAGEEIPEEELFGALEDGALLVRNPSARLAWSEIDIGLVLFASGQSVLLPGQLKELLKLVCSADALHLENLGQWLADDDARKLLAELVKQGSLEFADE from the coding sequence ATGAATGCTGATACTCCCCTGCAACTTCTGGGCGGACTGACCGCTGCCGAATTCCTCCGCGACTACTGGCAGCGCAAACCGCTGCTGGTCCGCCAGGCGATCCCGGACTTCGAAAGCCCGCTGTCCGCCGACGAGCTGGCCGGGCTGTCGCTGGAGGAGTCGGTGGAATCGCGCATCGTCCTCGAACACGGGAAAACCCCGTGGGAAATGCGCCGTGGCCCGTTCCAGGAGGAGGACTACCAGCACCTGCCGGAACAGGACTGGACCCTGCTGGTCCAGGCGGTCGACCAGTTCGTCCCGGAAGTCGCCCAACTGCTGGAGCAATTCCGCTTCCTGCCCAGCTGGCGGATCGACGACGTAATGATCAGCTACGCCGCTCCCGGCGGCGGCGTCGGTCCGCACTTCGACAACTACGACGTATTCCTGCTTCAGGGCCACGGACGCCGGCGCTGGAAAGTCGGACAGATGTGCAGCAGCGACAGCCCGCTGCGCGAGCACGCCGACCTGCGCATCCTCGCCGACTTCGAACAGAGCGACGAGTGGGTCCTGGAGCCCGGCGACATGCTCTACCTGCCCCCGCGCCTCGCCCACTACGGCATTGCCGAAGACGAGTGCATGACCTACTCGATCGGCTTCCGCGCGCCCAGCGCCGCCGAAGTGCTGACCCATTTCACCGACTTCCTCGGCCAGTTCCTCTCCGACGAGGAGCGCTACACCGATGCCGGCCTGCAACCGGTAGGCGACGATCCGCACCAGATCCAGCGCGACGCTCTGGAGCGCCTGCAGGGCCTGATCCAGGAGCACATGAGCGACGAGCGCCTGCTGCTGACTTGGTTCGGCCAGTTCATGACCGAGCCGCGCTATCCCGAACTGGTTGCCGGCGAGGAGATCCCCGAGGAGGAGCTGTTCGGCGCCCTCGAGGATGGCGCGCTGCTGGTGCGCAACCCCAGCGCCCGCCTGGCCTGGAGCGAGATCGACATCGGCCTGGTGCTGTTCGCCAGCGGCCAGAGCGTACTCCTGCCCGGGCAGCTCAAGGAACTGCTGAAGCTGGTCTGCTCGGCCGATGCGTTGCATCTGGAAAACCTCGGCCAATGGCTGGCCGATGACGATGCGCGTAAGCTGTTGGCGGAGTTGGTCAAACAGGGCAGTTTGGAGTTTGCAGATGAATAA
- the purB gene encoding adenylosuccinate lyase, translated as MQLSSLTAVSPVDGRYAGKTSSLRPIFSEYGLIRFRVMVEVRWLQRLAAHVGIPEVAPFSAEANALLDSLASDFQLEHAERIKEIERTTNHDVKAVEYLLKEQAAKLPELAAVSEFIHFACTSEDINNLSHALMLREGRDSVLLPLMRQIAEAIRELAVKLADVPMLSRTHGQPASPTTLGKELANVVYRLERQIKQVAGIELLGKINGAVGNYNAHLSAYPEVDWEANARQFIEGDLGLTFNPYTTQIEPHDYIAELFDAIARFNTILIDFDRDVWGYISLGYFKQKTVAGEIGSSTMPHKVNPIDFENSEGNLGIANALFQHLASKLPISRWQRDLTDSTVLRNLGVGIAHSVIAYEASLKGIGKLELNAQRIAEDLDACWEVLAEPVQTVMRRYGVENPYEKLKELTRGKGISAEALQTFIEELAIPAEAKVELKKLTPAGYVGNAAAQAKRI; from the coding sequence ATGCAGCTTTCCTCGCTCACCGCGGTATCCCCCGTCGATGGCCGCTATGCCGGCAAAACCAGCAGCCTGCGTCCGATCTTCAGCGAATACGGCCTGATCCGTTTCCGCGTCATGGTGGAAGTCCGCTGGCTGCAGCGCCTCGCCGCCCACGTCGGGATTCCCGAGGTCGCGCCGTTCTCCGCCGAAGCCAACGCCCTGCTCGACAGCCTGGCCAGCGACTTCCAGCTGGAACACGCCGAACGCATCAAGGAAATCGAGCGCACCACCAACCACGACGTGAAAGCCGTGGAGTACCTGCTCAAGGAACAGGCCGCCAAGCTTCCGGAGCTGGCCGCGGTCAGCGAGTTCATCCACTTCGCCTGCACCTCCGAGGACATCAACAACCTGTCCCACGCCCTGATGCTCCGCGAGGGTCGCGACAGCGTGCTGCTGCCGCTGATGCGCCAGATCGCCGAGGCCATCCGCGAACTGGCGGTGAAACTCGCCGACGTGCCGATGCTCTCCCGCACCCACGGCCAGCCTGCCTCGCCGACCACCCTGGGCAAGGAACTGGCCAACGTCGTCTACCGCCTGGAGCGGCAGATCAAGCAGGTCGCCGGCATCGAGTTGCTGGGCAAGATCAACGGTGCCGTGGGCAACTACAACGCCCACCTGTCCGCCTATCCCGAAGTCGACTGGGAAGCCAACGCGCGCCAGTTCATCGAAGGCGACCTCGGCCTGACCTTCAACCCCTACACCACCCAGATCGAGCCGCACGACTACATCGCCGAGCTGTTCGATGCGATCGCACGCTTCAACACCATCCTCATCGACTTCGACCGCGACGTCTGGGGCTACATCTCCCTCGGCTATTTCAAGCAGAAGACCGTGGCCGGCGAGATCGGCTCCTCGACCATGCCGCACAAGGTCAACCCGATCGACTTCGAGAACTCCGAGGGCAACCTCGGCATCGCCAACGCGCTGTTCCAGCACCTGGCCAGCAAGCTGCCGATCTCGCGCTGGCAGCGCGACCTGACCGACTCCACCGTGCTGCGCAACCTCGGCGTCGGCATCGCCCACAGCGTCATCGCCTACGAGGCCAGCCTGAAGGGCATCGGCAAGCTGGAGCTGAACGCCCAGCGCATCGCCGAGGACCTGGACGCCTGCTGGGAAGTCCTCGCCGAGCCGGTGCAGACCGTGATGCGTCGCTATGGCGTGGAAAACCCCTACGAGAAGCTGAAGGAACTGACCCGCGGCAAAGGCATCAGCGCCGAAGCCTTGCAGACTTTCATCGAAGAGCTGGCGATTCCCGCCGAGGCCAAGGTCGAGCTGAAGAAGCTGACCCCGGCCGGCTACGTCGGCAATGCCGCCGCCCAGGCCAAGCGCATCTGA
- a CDS encoding DMT family transporter, which produces MAMAGSQPQRRNSPTQGAAMLALSALFFALMGGLIREASSTVNNETVVFFRNLVGVLFFLPLALTRGIGPLRTRRPLSHLLRTTYGLGGMYCYFYALAHLPLTDAMLFSYAAPVFTPLIAHLWIKEPLTRRMMVATLVGFLGVLLVARPSGAVVAPIALVGIASSLMAACAFVSIREMSDSEPAYRIVFYFALFGTLFSAVPLAWAWQPLNGQELLLLLGAGLFASLGQLTMSQAYALASPGVIGPIAYMAIVFAGVIAWLRWDELPSHTSLLGAALIFAASLIPLLGNRPAERPR; this is translated from the coding sequence ATGGCCATGGCCGGGAGCCAGCCGCAACGGCGCAACAGCCCGACCCAGGGCGCCGCCATGCTGGCTCTTTCGGCGCTGTTCTTCGCCCTGATGGGCGGCCTGATCCGCGAGGCCTCCAGCACCGTCAACAACGAAACCGTGGTGTTCTTCCGCAACCTCGTCGGCGTGCTGTTCTTCCTGCCCCTGGCGCTGACTCGCGGCATCGGCCCGCTGCGCACCCGCCGCCCGCTATCGCACCTGCTGCGCACCACCTACGGCCTGGGCGGCATGTACTGCTACTTCTACGCCCTCGCCCACCTGCCGCTGACCGACGCCATGCTGTTCAGCTATGCCGCGCCGGTGTTCACGCCGCTGATCGCACACCTGTGGATCAAGGAGCCGCTGACCCGCCGCATGATGGTCGCCACCCTGGTCGGCTTCCTCGGCGTGCTGCTGGTGGCCAGGCCCAGCGGCGCGGTAGTGGCGCCGATCGCCCTGGTCGGCATCGCCTCCAGCCTGATGGCTGCCTGCGCCTTCGTCTCGATCCGCGAAATGAGCGACAGCGAGCCAGCCTATCGCATCGTGTTCTACTTCGCCCTGTTCGGCACCCTGTTCTCCGCCGTGCCGCTGGCCTGGGCCTGGCAGCCGCTGAACGGCCAGGAACTGCTCCTGCTGCTCGGCGCCGGACTGTTCGCCAGCCTCGGCCAACTGACCATGTCGCAGGCCTATGCCCTGGCCTCCCCGGGAGTGATCGGACCGATCGCCTACATGGCCATCGTTTTCGCCGGGGTGATCGCCTGGCTGCGCTGGGACGAACTGCCCAGCCACACGTCGCTGCTCGGCGCCGCCCTGATCTTCGCCGCCAGCCTGATCCCCCTGCTGGGCAACCGCCCCGCCGAAAGGCCCCGCTGA
- the hflD gene encoding high frequency lysogenization protein HflD: MSDPRQQLIALGAVFESAALVDKLARTGQISEAPLGCMLGSLLARNPASTLDVYGGDSLNLRDGFKALASALERKPGSLQREPLRYALAMLTLERQLDKRGDMLDLIGQRLDQVEQQVQHFGLVHENVIASFASIYQDTLSTFRQRIQVHGDMRHLQVSSNAARIRALLLAGIRSARLWRQLGGSRWQMVFSRRRLLNELYPLLRG, from the coding sequence GTGAGCGATCCGCGACAGCAACTGATTGCCCTCGGCGCCGTCTTCGAATCCGCAGCCCTGGTCGACAAGCTGGCACGCACCGGACAGATCAGCGAAGCCCCGCTGGGCTGCATGCTCGGCAGCCTGCTGGCGCGCAACCCGGCCAGCACCCTGGACGTCTACGGTGGCGACAGCCTCAACCTGCGCGACGGCTTCAAGGCCCTGGCCAGCGCCCTGGAGCGCAAGCCCGGCAGCCTGCAGCGCGAACCGCTGCGCTACGCCCTGGCGATGCTGACCCTGGAACGGCAACTGGACAAGCGCGGCGATATGCTCGACCTGATCGGCCAGCGCCTCGACCAGGTCGAACAGCAGGTCCAGCACTTCGGGCTGGTCCACGAGAACGTCATCGCCTCGTTCGCCAGCATCTACCAGGACACCCTCAGCACCTTCCGCCAGCGCATCCAGGTACACGGCGACATGCGCCACCTGCAGGTCAGCAGCAACGCCGCGCGGATCCGCGCCCTGCTGCTCGCCGGCATCCGCTCGGCGCGGCTCTGGCGGCAACTGGGCGGCAGCCGCTGGCAGATGGTATTCAGCCGGCGCCGGCTGCTCAACGAACTCTATCCCCTGCTGCGCGGCTAG